One stretch of Pseudomonas sp. NC02 DNA includes these proteins:
- a CDS encoding LexA family transcriptional regulator: MDKWIALVKANMKDRKVTQDQLASRLGMSQGGVGHWLNKRRVPSLADMNRVMQELGLDGLEVALVVREKALAAVAEELQPAPHYNPNYRYPVSEGKGGYPLQEEPRPYGVTRFQMSDYHARGKAFWMRVTGDAMTAPSGLSINEGTMILVDPAIQPEPGKLVVAQWAFDSQAILRKWVRQSGQLYLVPLNPTYPKMLFSEECRIIGVVAQAVTRF; this comes from the coding sequence ATGGATAAATGGATAGCGTTGGTCAAGGCCAACATGAAAGACCGCAAGGTCACGCAGGACCAACTGGCGTCGCGCCTGGGCATGTCTCAGGGCGGGGTCGGCCACTGGCTGAACAAGCGTCGGGTGCCGAGCCTTGCCGATATGAACCGGGTGATGCAGGAGCTGGGCCTGGATGGGCTCGAGGTCGCGCTGGTGGTTCGCGAAAAAGCGCTCGCGGCGGTTGCCGAGGAACTGCAGCCGGCGCCGCACTACAACCCGAATTACCGTTACCCGGTGAGCGAAGGGAAGGGAGGCTACCCATTGCAGGAAGAACCTCGGCCGTACGGCGTTACTCGTTTTCAGATGAGCGACTATCACGCCCGTGGCAAGGCGTTCTGGATGCGCGTGACTGGCGACGCCATGACCGCCCCCAGCGGCTTGAGTATCAATGAAGGCACGATGATTCTGGTGGACCCGGCCATCCAGCCCGAGCCCGGCAAACTGGTGGTGGCCCAATGGGCATTTGATTCCCAGGCGATCTTGCGCAAATGGGTCAGGCAGAGCGGCCAGCTTTACCTGGTGCCGCTCAACCCTACGTACCCGAAGATGCTGTTCAGTGAAGAGTGCCGGATCATCGGCGTGGTGGCGCAGGCGGTCACGAGGTTTTAA
- a CDS encoding DUF6124 family protein — protein sequence MTTTPYTLPDTCDEDERLFLRSSGAAQRALDYYLKEDAAPPSVDDTLFEVKPGISDEEALVHASDLLRSAAATAYESANSAHGNSRDLAFSVVYLIDMAKVMVERSLRLSARGAEQPASL from the coding sequence ATGACGACCACCCCGTATACCCTGCCCGACACCTGCGATGAAGACGAACGGCTGTTCCTGCGCAGCAGTGGCGCCGCCCAACGCGCGCTGGACTATTACCTGAAAGAGGATGCCGCACCGCCCTCCGTTGACGACACGTTGTTCGAGGTCAAGCCCGGCATCAGCGACGAGGAGGCCCTGGTCCACGCCTCCGACCTGCTGCGCAGCGCCGCGGCCACTGCGTACGAATCGGCAAACAGCGCCCACGGCAATAGCCGGGACCTGGCGTTTTCAGTGGTCTATTTGATCGATATGGCGAAGGTGATGGTGGAGCGGTCACTGCGGCTTTCGGCGAGGGGTGCCGAACAGCCGGCCAGCCTGTAA
- a CDS encoding M14-type cytosolic carboxypeptidase, translating into MTVALTSIKISTDFDSGNIQVLDASDAHQLLLAIKPDTRSQHYQWFHFKAEGMHVGHTHTFRLSNAGHSSYKHAWSGYNAVASYDHINWFRVPTRFDGETLHITLETREKQAWFAYFEPYSRERHDWLIDQALNRAGTQLLATGKSVEGRDIQLLRRGKGEANKRKVWIIAQQHPGEHMAEWFMEGIIERLQQDGDAELKKLLAAADLYLVPNMNPDGAFHGHLRTNAMGQDLNRAWQSASQEISPEVLFVQQQMEKYGVDLFLDIHGDEEIPYVFTAGCEGNPGYTPRIEQLEKHFRSHLSNLTRDFQTAHGYTRDLPGEANMTLACNSVGEKFDCLSLTLEMPFKDNDDAPNPHTGWSGKRSMQLGKDVLSSVADIVGVLR; encoded by the coding sequence ATGACCGTGGCCTTGACCTCCATCAAGATCAGCACCGACTTCGACAGTGGCAATATCCAGGTGCTCGACGCCAGTGATGCTCACCAGTTGCTGCTGGCGATAAAGCCCGATACGCGCAGCCAGCACTACCAGTGGTTCCACTTCAAGGCCGAAGGCATGCATGTGGGTCACACCCACACCTTCCGCCTGAGCAATGCCGGCCACTCGTCCTACAAGCACGCCTGGAGCGGCTACAACGCCGTGGCGTCCTACGACCATATCAACTGGTTTCGGGTGCCCACCCGCTTTGATGGCGAGACGCTGCACATCACCCTCGAAACCCGTGAAAAACAGGCCTGGTTCGCCTACTTCGAACCCTACAGCCGCGAACGCCACGACTGGCTGATCGACCAGGCGCTGAACCGCGCCGGCACGCAATTGCTGGCCACCGGCAAAAGTGTCGAAGGCCGTGATATCCAACTGCTGCGCCGTGGCAAGGGCGAGGCCAACAAGCGCAAGGTCTGGATCATCGCCCAGCAGCATCCCGGCGAGCACATGGCCGAATGGTTTATGGAAGGCATCATCGAGCGCCTGCAACAGGACGGTGACGCCGAGCTGAAAAAGCTCCTGGCCGCCGCCGACCTGTACCTGGTACCGAACATGAACCCCGATGGCGCGTTCCATGGGCATCTGCGCACCAACGCCATGGGCCAGGACCTCAACCGCGCCTGGCAGAGTGCGAGCCAGGAGATCAGCCCCGAAGTACTGTTCGTCCAGCAACAAATGGAAAAGTACGGCGTTGACCTGTTCCTGGATATCCACGGCGACGAGGAAATCCCCTATGTGTTCACCGCCGGTTGTGAAGGCAACCCGGGCTACACGCCACGTATCGAGCAGTTGGAAAAACACTTCCGCAGCCACCTGAGCAACCTCACCCGGGATTTTCAGACCGCGCATGGCTACACCCGCGACCTGCCGGGCGAAGCCAATATGACCCTGGCGTGCAACAGCGTCGGCGAGAAGTTCGATTGCCTGTCCCTGACCCTGGAAATGCCCTTCAAGGACAACGACGACGCGCCCAACCCGCACACTGGCTGGTCGGGCAAACGCTCGATGCAGTTGGGCAAGGACGTGTTGAGCAGCGTGGCGGATATCGTCGGCGTATTGCGCTAA
- a CDS encoding cytochrome b, with the protein MNAQPRFFAPLARLLHWLMALMIIAMLFIGAGMVASVSERHEWLIHLHKPLGIAILALVIVRLVVRFSTRQPPLPADLPLWQVLAAKASHVVLYALMLVLPLLGWAMISAAGDPVMLSSSVQLPALVGANAPLFAVLRKAHGYLAYLLFLTVLLHLAAALFHGLIRRDGVLQSMTGSKD; encoded by the coding sequence ATGAATGCCCAACCCCGGTTTTTCGCCCCGCTGGCGCGGCTGCTGCATTGGCTGATGGCGTTGATGATCATCGCCATGCTGTTTATCGGCGCGGGCATGGTGGCCTCGGTTTCCGAACGCCATGAGTGGCTGATCCACCTGCACAAGCCGCTGGGCATTGCGATCCTGGCGCTGGTAATCGTGCGCCTGGTGGTGCGTTTTTCCACGCGCCAGCCGCCGCTGCCTGCCGACTTGCCGCTGTGGCAAGTGCTGGCGGCCAAGGCCTCCCACGTGGTGCTGTATGCGTTGATGCTGGTGTTGCCGCTGCTGGGCTGGGCGATGATTTCAGCGGCCGGCGACCCGGTGATGCTCAGCAGTTCGGTGCAGTTGCCGGCGCTGGTGGGGGCGAATGCGCCGTTGTTTGCCGTGTTGCGCAAGGCTCACGGTTACCTGGCGTATTTGCTGTTTCTGACGGTGTTGTTGCACCTGGCGGCGGCGCTGTTCCACGGTTTGATCCGGCGTGACGGTGTGTTGCAAAGCATGACCGGCAGCAAGGACTGA
- a CDS encoding catalase family peroxidase, which yields MVDHSSPPRPPLSTASLIIRLASIGVVVAVVAGAFAYVNGSLDPQRLRPKTLVNALETNNGLHPGYRRNHAKGVCVAGYFESSPEARQYSSAQVFSEARTPVIGRFALPSGNPYAPDSSVPIRSFALQFNLANGQQWRTGMNSMPVFPVGTPEAFFEMLKAGAPDPATGKPNPAGMPAFFAAHPETAPFLAWVKTAKPSASYATETYNGINAFYLVNASGQRQAVRWGVVPQSQDAAGATAPAGSDFLEKDLAQRLVAGPLRWQLNLTLANPGDPVDDASKTWTGEHKVLNAGTLVLESSQPQMDGDCRDINFDPLVLPSGIEASNDPLLAARSAAYASSYLRRTSEVSQLHSAPQESKP from the coding sequence ATGGTAGATCACTCATCACCGCCCCGTCCGCCGTTGAGCACCGCAAGCCTGATAATTCGGTTGGCCAGCATCGGCGTGGTGGTTGCCGTCGTGGCCGGGGCGTTTGCCTACGTTAACGGAAGCCTCGACCCACAGCGGTTGCGTCCCAAAACCCTGGTCAATGCCTTGGAAACCAACAACGGCTTGCACCCTGGCTACCGGCGTAACCATGCCAAGGGCGTGTGCGTGGCCGGTTATTTCGAGAGCAGCCCCGAAGCGCGCCAGTACTCCAGTGCCCAGGTATTCAGCGAGGCGCGCACCCCGGTTATCGGGCGTTTTGCGCTGCCCAGCGGCAACCCGTATGCGCCGGACAGCAGCGTGCCGATCCGCAGTTTTGCCTTGCAGTTCAACTTGGCCAACGGCCAGCAATGGCGCACCGGGATGAACAGCATGCCGGTGTTCCCGGTGGGCACGCCCGAGGCCTTCTTCGAGATGCTCAAGGCCGGCGCACCTGACCCGGCCACCGGCAAGCCGAACCCGGCAGGCATGCCGGCGTTCTTCGCGGCGCACCCCGAGACCGCGCCGTTCCTGGCCTGGGTCAAGACCGCCAAGCCGTCTGCCAGCTATGCCACTGAAACCTATAACGGCATCAACGCGTTTTACCTGGTAAACGCCAGCGGCCAACGCCAGGCCGTGCGCTGGGGCGTCGTACCGCAAAGCCAGGATGCTGCGGGGGCTACGGCGCCCGCCGGCAGCGACTTCCTCGAAAAAGACCTGGCCCAGCGCCTGGTAGCCGGGCCGTTGCGCTGGCAGTTGAACCTCACCCTGGCCAACCCGGGCGACCCGGTAGATGACGCCAGCAAGACCTGGACCGGTGAGCACAAGGTGCTGAATGCCGGGACCCTGGTGCTGGAAAGCAGCCAGCCGCAAATGGACGGTGATTGCCGTGACATCAACTTTGATCCACTGGTGCTGCCGAGCGGTATCGAAGCCTCGAATGACCCATTGCTGGCCGCCCGTTCGGCGGCGTACGCCAGTTCCTACCTGCGTCGCACCAGCGAAGTCAGCCAGCTGCACAGCGCCCCTCAGGAGTCGAAGCCATGA
- a CDS encoding RNA polymerase sigma factor: MHELDEQLRELIPRLRRFAVSLTRNTSSADDLVQASLERAIISWADKRLEGDLRAWLFSILYRQFLDAHRRSRRYTRMLEFFTGRDDSQPSVERTVIAQSTLQAFDKLNTEQRALLLWVSVEGLSYKEVADILEVPVGTVMSRLSRARQALRQLSDGEITSPALRILK; the protein is encoded by the coding sequence ATGCACGAACTCGACGAACAGTTACGTGAACTCATCCCCAGGTTGCGGCGTTTTGCCGTGTCCCTGACGCGTAACACCAGCAGCGCCGACGACCTGGTGCAGGCGAGCCTTGAGCGCGCGATCATCAGTTGGGCCGACAAACGCCTCGAAGGCGACTTGCGCGCCTGGCTGTTCTCGATCCTCTACCGGCAGTTCCTCGACGCCCATCGGCGCTCCCGGCGGTACACACGCATGCTGGAATTTTTCACCGGCCGCGATGATTCGCAGCCGTCGGTCGAGCGCACCGTCATCGCGCAATCGACCCTGCAAGCCTTCGACAAATTGAACACCGAACAGCGCGCCCTGCTGCTGTGGGTCTCGGTGGAAGGCTTGAGCTACAAAGAAGTCGCCGACATCCTCGAGGTGCCCGTGGGCACCGTGATGTCTCGCCTGTCGCGCGCGCGCCAGGCCCTGCGCCAGCTCAGCGACGGCGAAATCACCAGCCCTGCCCTGCGGATACTCAAATGA
- a CDS encoding anti-sigma factor — MISLPPSERDLHAYVDHQLLDADRRQLETWLAAHPDVAAQVHAWQQDAQHLRASLSGALQQPANPELDPALIRQRVKRQSRRHLATAAMLLIAVSVGGLGGWQARQATLLESMAPMSDAMQAYRLFAQDGILPADYHVQSGGDMQGWLDRYFNQAYRLPDLSQAGFKAVSGRLLSTEQGAAAMVLYEDPQGRRISFYIRPPGPENKFLPRGSRSADGLQAEYWSGAGYNYAMVSPQDPSTTQMLKQTMRF; from the coding sequence ATGATCAGCCTGCCTCCCAGCGAACGCGATTTGCATGCCTACGTCGATCACCAGCTCCTGGACGCCGACCGCCGCCAGCTCGAAACCTGGCTGGCGGCCCACCCGGACGTCGCCGCCCAGGTGCACGCCTGGCAACAGGACGCGCAGCACCTGCGGGCATCGTTGAGCGGCGCACTGCAACAACCCGCCAACCCCGAGCTGGACCCGGCCCTGATTCGCCAGCGGGTCAAGCGCCAGTCGCGCCGCCATCTCGCAACCGCCGCCATGCTGTTGATTGCCGTCAGTGTCGGCGGCCTCGGCGGCTGGCAGGCCCGCCAGGCTACGCTGCTCGAGAGCATGGCGCCCATGAGCGACGCGATGCAGGCCTACCGCCTGTTTGCCCAGGACGGCATCTTGCCCGCCGACTACCACGTGCAAAGCGGTGGCGACATGCAAGGCTGGCTCGACCGTTATTTCAACCAGGCCTACCGCCTGCCGGACCTGAGCCAGGCCGGGTTCAAGGCGGTCAGCGGGCGCCTGCTCAGTACCGAACAAGGCGCGGCGGCCATGGTGCTGTATGAAGACCCCCAAGGGCGGCGCATCAGTTTCTATATCCGCCCGCCGGGCCCGGAAAACAAGTTCCTGCCCCGGGGCAGCCGCAGTGCCGACGGGCTGCAGGCCGAATACTGGTCGGGCGCGGGCTACAACTATGCGATGGTCAGCCCGCAAGACCCGTCGACCACGCAGATGCTCAAGCAGACGATGCGGTTCTAG
- a CDS encoding spore coat U domain-containing protein — protein sequence MRVKEWIVGLLVLAGLGFSLQAMAACSAPGATSPASFGSISSMTVRTAAQTSSTTNAGLNCGATLISLLAASDHFYATITSATSGMVGPTGDVIGYTIYANNSTSYPINRGTQFDFGATGIAQSVGLVSGPGTKTLPLYLRSITGSNVAAGLYTETLSIAWVWNYCAVLGVGSLCVFRDSGSGTSSLTVSMTVSNDCQITAPNISFGSAPVISGFSSVNGQATIACTKGSAYTVGISDGQNPVSVGGQRRMISGSNFLNYDIFKSATTTRWGSVTTARRASSTAEVNPGNGLGTGSQVFNYNAAIYSNQATPPAGTYVDNVVLDVGF from the coding sequence GTGCGGGTCAAGGAATGGATAGTTGGACTGCTGGTGCTGGCGGGCCTGGGTTTTTCGCTACAGGCAATGGCCGCGTGTTCGGCGCCGGGAGCTACGTCGCCGGCCAGCTTTGGCTCGATCAGTTCGATGACGGTGCGCACCGCTGCCCAGACCAGTTCCACCACCAACGCTGGCTTGAACTGCGGGGCCACGTTGATTTCGCTGCTGGCGGCGAGTGATCACTTCTATGCAACCATCACCTCGGCCACCAGCGGCATGGTCGGCCCTACCGGGGATGTCATCGGTTATACGATTTACGCCAATAACAGCACCAGTTACCCGATCAACCGTGGCACCCAGTTCGATTTCGGCGCGACGGGCATTGCCCAAAGCGTTGGCTTGGTTTCCGGGCCGGGCACGAAGACCTTGCCGCTTTACCTGAGATCGATCACCGGCAGCAACGTGGCTGCCGGCCTTTACACGGAGACACTCAGCATCGCCTGGGTCTGGAACTACTGCGCGGTGCTGGGGGTTGGGTCGCTGTGTGTCTTCCGGGATTCCGGCTCCGGCACATCCTCCCTGACGGTCAGCATGACGGTGAGCAACGACTGTCAGATCACCGCGCCCAACATCAGCTTCGGCAGCGCGCCGGTGATCAGTGGTTTTTCCAGTGTGAACGGGCAAGCCACGATTGCCTGCACCAAGGGCAGTGCCTACACCGTGGGCATCAGCGATGGCCAGAACCCGGTGAGTGTGGGCGGGCAGCGGCGGATGATCTCGGGGAGCAATTTCCTCAATTACGACATCTTCAAAAGCGCCACCACCACTCGCTGGGGCAGCGTGACCACCGCCCGGCGCGCCAGCTCCACGGCTGAGGTGAACCCCGGGAATGGCCTGGGCACCGGCAGCCAGGTGTTCAACTACAACGCGGCGATCTATAGCAACCAGGCCACGCCGCCGGCCGGTACCTACGTCGATAACGTGGTGCTGGATGTGGGTTTCTAG
- a CDS encoding fimbria/pilus outer membrane usher protein, which produces MEMSIDGHNALVSHGWTRSRWRSVWVVGGLAGLVLAPLGVAAPLPPPPSNMEAVADAQLFLELVVNQMDTGRVVAVDQRAGGLFVPAATLRDVGMKLPAEITTEVALDHLPGLHTDYDSQGQRLMLTVPPAWLPAQFIGSRNNYPRAQALTSFGALLNYDAYLNDTDDAGTYLGIFNEVRLFDTWGTLSNTGQYRTTFGGQASGSTLNNGYRRYDTTWRFSDDERLLTYEAGDVISSALPWSSSVRLGGVQVSRDFGVRPDLVTYPLPQFAGEAAVPSSVDLFINGYKSSSADLQPGPYTLTNVPFINGAGEAVVVTTDALGRQVSTTVPFYVTSTLLQKGLSDFSVAAGNLRRDYTIRDFGYGPGVASGTFRYGVSDYFTLESHAEASGDLTLGGLGGNVRLGNFGVLNTALSQSQFDGETGQQLSFGYQYSNQRYSLSYQRVERRDQYADLTLVDTPYASLSKRSEQVTLSLNLNDFGSIGAGYFDVQAADDSRTRLMNLTWSKQLWRNTSFYLSANREVGDSNWAMQAQLVIPFDVYGSLALSNERSQAGESRQRVNYSRAVPSEGGVGYNLGYASGDGPAYRQADLTWRMQSVQLQAGVYGSSDAETRWADASGSLVWMDNQVFTANQVNDAFVVVSTDGYSGVPVLYENQLVGETDRNGHLLVPWSSAYYRGKYEIDPLNLPVNVQTPNVEQRVAVRRGSGYLLEFPVRRVIAASITLVDARHQDLPLGSQVRHEQTGARAVVGWDGLVYLENLAAHNTLQVTVGEGRTCQATFDLDINEEQVPLIGPLVCQ; this is translated from the coding sequence ATGGAGATGTCCATTGATGGACACAATGCCTTGGTGAGCCATGGTTGGACTCGTAGTCGATGGCGATCGGTGTGGGTGGTGGGCGGCCTGGCGGGCCTGGTGCTTGCGCCGCTTGGCGTGGCCGCGCCGTTGCCGCCGCCGCCCAGCAACATGGAGGCTGTTGCCGATGCACAGTTGTTCCTCGAACTGGTGGTCAACCAGATGGACACTGGCCGGGTGGTGGCCGTGGATCAGCGCGCCGGCGGCCTGTTTGTGCCGGCGGCCACCTTGCGGGACGTGGGCATGAAGCTGCCGGCCGAGATCACCACCGAGGTCGCGCTGGACCACCTGCCGGGCCTGCACACCGATTACGACAGCCAGGGCCAGCGCCTGATGTTGACGGTACCGCCGGCGTGGTTGCCGGCGCAGTTCATCGGCAGCCGCAACAACTACCCGCGCGCCCAGGCACTCACCAGTTTTGGTGCGTTGCTCAACTATGACGCTTACCTGAACGACACCGATGACGCCGGCACATACCTGGGCATTTTCAACGAAGTGCGGCTGTTCGATACCTGGGGCACCTTGTCCAATACCGGCCAATACCGCACCACCTTTGGCGGCCAGGCCAGCGGCAGCACTTTGAACAATGGCTACCGGCGCTATGACACCACCTGGCGCTTTTCCGACGATGAGCGCCTGCTGACCTACGAGGCGGGCGACGTGATCAGCAGCGCATTGCCGTGGAGCAGTTCGGTACGCCTGGGCGGGGTGCAAGTGTCGCGGGATTTCGGCGTACGCCCGGACCTGGTGACTTACCCCTTGCCACAATTTGCCGGGGAGGCGGCGGTGCCGTCGTCGGTGGACCTGTTCATCAATGGCTACAAATCCAGCAGCGCAGATCTGCAGCCGGGCCCGTACACCTTGACCAACGTGCCGTTTATCAACGGCGCCGGCGAAGCGGTGGTGGTCACCACCGATGCCCTGGGCCGGCAGGTGTCGACCACCGTGCCGTTCTACGTCACCAGTACGTTGTTGCAAAAAGGGCTGTCGGATTTTTCGGTGGCGGCCGGTAATTTGCGCCGCGACTACACCATTCGGGATTTTGGCTACGGGCCGGGCGTGGCCAGCGGCACGTTTCGTTACGGGGTGTCGGACTACTTCACCCTGGAAAGCCATGCCGAAGCCTCAGGCGACCTGACCCTGGGCGGGCTCGGCGGCAACGTGCGGCTGGGCAACTTCGGGGTGCTCAATACCGCCCTCAGCCAAAGCCAGTTTGATGGCGAGACCGGCCAGCAACTGAGCTTCGGTTATCAATACAGCAACCAGCGCTACAGCCTGTCATACCAGCGAGTAGAACGCCGCGACCAGTACGCCGACCTGACCCTGGTCGACACGCCTTATGCGAGCCTCAGCAAGCGCAGCGAGCAGGTGACCCTGAGCCTGAACCTCAACGATTTCGGCAGCATCGGTGCCGGCTATTTCGATGTACAGGCGGCCGATGACTCCCGCACCCGGCTGATGAACCTCACCTGGAGCAAACAGCTGTGGCGCAACACCAGTTTCTATCTGTCGGCCAACCGTGAGGTCGGTGACAGCAACTGGGCCATGCAGGCGCAACTGGTGATCCCGTTCGACGTCTACGGGAGCCTGGCCTTGAGCAACGAGCGCAGCCAGGCCGGCGAAAGTCGCCAGCGGGTCAACTACAGCCGGGCGGTGCCGTCCGAGGGCGGCGTGGGCTACAACTTGGGTTATGCCAGTGGCGACGGCCCGGCCTATCGCCAGGCCGACCTGACCTGGCGCATGCAGTCGGTGCAATTGCAGGCGGGCGTGTACGGTAGCAGTGACGCCGAGACCCGTTGGGCGGATGCCAGTGGCTCGCTGGTGTGGATGGACAATCAGGTGTTCACGGCCAACCAGGTCAATGACGCGTTTGTGGTGGTGAGCACCGACGGCTATTCCGGTGTGCCGGTGCTTTATGAAAACCAGCTGGTGGGGGAAACCGACCGCAACGGGCACTTGCTGGTGCCGTGGAGCAGCGCGTACTACCGCGGCAAGTATGAAATCGACCCGCTGAACCTGCCGGTCAACGTGCAGACCCCTAATGTCGAGCAGCGCGTGGCGGTGCGGCGCGGTAGCGGCTACCTGCTGGAGTTCCCGGTGCGCCGGGTGATCGCGGCCAGTATCACCCTGGTGGATGCCCGGCATCAGGACCTGCCCCTGGGCAGCCAGGTGCGTCATGAGCAAACCGGGGCGCGCGCGGTGGTGGGGTGGGATGGCCTGGTGTACCTGGAGAACCTGGCGGCCCACAACACCTTGCAAGTCACTGTGGGTGAGGGCCGTACCTGCCAGGCAACGTTCGACTTGGATATCAACGAGGAGCAGGTGCCGCTGATCGGGCCGCTGGTTTGCCAATGA
- a CDS encoding molecular chaperone, with amino-acid sequence MFAASRRYWVAGFIGLVTLGAGQVQAASSVLIWPIDPVLEADQQASALWLENRGTETANLQIRVFAWSQGGFDEQYQNQRDVIGSPPVAKIEPGQKQLVRLTRTREVPPGQELAYRIIIDEIPAATPETPAADGKTAAAIRFQMRYSVPLFAYGAGLWSKEDATRQRDPKGAGKPDLSWKKVTVGGRNYVEMRNQGAVHARLTDVAFKQGGQTRPLVDGLLGYVLPGATMRWPVPQGVAGDQPLQVRVNGAAQLENLAPGR; translated from the coding sequence ATGTTTGCAGCTTCCCGGCGGTATTGGGTTGCGGGTTTTATCGGTCTGGTGACGTTGGGCGCCGGGCAGGTCCAGGCCGCCAGTTCGGTGCTGATCTGGCCCATTGACCCGGTGCTGGAGGCCGATCAACAGGCCAGCGCCTTGTGGTTGGAGAACCGCGGTACAGAGACTGCCAACCTGCAGATCCGGGTATTTGCCTGGAGCCAGGGCGGGTTTGACGAGCAGTACCAGAACCAGCGCGACGTGATCGGCAGCCCGCCGGTGGCGAAGATCGAACCGGGGCAGAAGCAATTGGTGCGCCTGACCCGGACCCGGGAAGTGCCGCCGGGCCAGGAGTTGGCCTATCGGATCATCATCGACGAAATCCCCGCCGCCACCCCTGAAACCCCCGCAGCCGATGGCAAGACGGCCGCAGCCATCCGCTTTCAGATGCGTTATTCGGTGCCGTTGTTCGCCTACGGCGCAGGCCTGTGGAGCAAGGAAGACGCGACGCGCCAGCGCGACCCCAAGGGCGCGGGCAAGCCTGACCTGAGCTGGAAAAAAGTCACCGTCGGCGGGCGCAACTATGTGGAGATGCGCAACCAGGGCGCGGTGCACGCGCGGCTCACCGATGTGGCGTTCAAACAGGGCGGGCAGACCCGGCCGCTGGTAGACGGCCTGCTCGGCTATGTACTGCCGGGCGCAACCATGCGCTGGCCGGTGCCACAAGGTGTCGCGGGCGATCAGCCGCTGCAGGTGCGAGTCAATGGCGCAGCGCAACTGGAGAACCTTGCGCCGGGACGGTAA
- a CDS encoding spore coat U domain-containing protein, whose protein sequence is MKRACWATLAVITGWGMPLSLLAVTSQTIQVSATIAAGCLVVGGGTNYGSLAFGSYSSLSTSTVSVALSSGVTLQCTPGVTLNMSVNGGLYNASGRHMQLNSGSAQVAYQLFQDAALSQSLGISQSVSVAYSNANNITLPIYGRVVLPGNQPGGTYSDVLQVQLSW, encoded by the coding sequence ATGAAGCGGGCCTGCTGGGCGACGCTGGCGGTCATCACGGGTTGGGGGATGCCGTTGTCGTTGCTGGCGGTGACCAGCCAGACGATCCAGGTCAGCGCGACGATTGCCGCAGGCTGCCTGGTGGTGGGCGGCGGCACGAACTACGGCAGCCTGGCGTTCGGCAGCTATTCGTCGTTGTCCACCAGCACGGTGTCGGTGGCGCTGAGCAGCGGGGTAACGCTGCAATGCACTCCGGGAGTCACCTTGAACATGAGCGTCAACGGCGGCTTGTACAACGCCAGTGGCCGGCACATGCAACTCAATAGCGGCAGTGCCCAAGTGGCGTACCAGCTGTTTCAGGACGCGGCCCTGAGCCAGAGCCTGGGGATCAGTCAAAGCGTCAGCGTGGCCTACAGCAACGCGAACAATATAACCCTGCCGATTTACGGCCGGGTGGTGTTACCGGGTAATCAGCCTGGGGGGACGTACAGCGACGTGCTGCAGGTGCAGCTGTCCTGGTAA
- a CDS encoding spore coat protein U domain-containing protein: MHALVSKAVLPLVALAWVSGAQAATTVTGQISSTLILTNSCLVNGVGGTTGLNFGTINFGTTNSQFTTQSGQVLGGGGGALSIQCSSGTSPVITVGAGSHDGQSTGGTRALYDGVANYVPYDFYTDTGHSTLLAINGTINVGASTGVAQTVNIYGQAVGKAGLPAGTYTDTVSVQLTF; this comes from the coding sequence ATGCATGCACTTGTATCTAAAGCAGTTCTCCCATTGGTCGCACTGGCCTGGGTATCGGGTGCCCAGGCGGCCACGACGGTCACCGGGCAGATCAGCTCCACGCTGATCCTGACCAACAGTTGCCTGGTCAATGGCGTGGGCGGCACCACCGGTTTGAACTTCGGTACGATCAATTTCGGTACCACCAACAGCCAGTTCACCACGCAGTCCGGCCAGGTGCTGGGTGGCGGTGGAGGCGCGTTGTCGATCCAGTGTTCCTCGGGCACCTCGCCGGTGATCACTGTGGGTGCCGGGTCCCATGACGGCCAGTCCACGGGCGGCACCCGGGCGCTGTACGACGGCGTGGCCAACTATGTGCCGTATGACTTCTACACCGACACCGGGCATTCGACGCTCCTGGCGATCAACGGAACCATCAACGTAGGCGCGAGCACGGGCGTTGCGCAAACCGTGAACATCTACGGCCAGGCCGTGGGCAAGGCAGGTCTGCCGGCGGGTACCTACACCGACACGGTGTCCGTGCAATTGACGTTCTAG